The proteins below are encoded in one region of Kazachstania africana CBS 2517 chromosome 6, complete genome:
- the MCY1 gene encoding putative cysteine synthase (similar to Saccharomyces cerevisiae YGR012W; ancestral locus Anc_4.148): MSGNGSIWRNTVTVVSLLTAAFTTYKFLQERQNEVPRKKDGIEELIGNTPMVKIRSLSEHLGGVEVYAKLELVNPAGSAKDRVALNIVQTAEKQGLLKRGEPGWVFEGTSGSTGISIAMICNALGYKAHISLPDDTSNEKLALLESLGAVVNMVKPASIVDPNQYVNASKSACEELNRKGVERGVFADQFENEANWKVHFQTTGPEVYKQMNGKIDAFIAGCGTGGTISGVSKYLKDVKGLKNCHVVLADPQGSGFYNRINFDVMYDSAEKEGTRRRHQVDTIVEGIGLNRLTQNFKIGESYIDESIRVSDSQAIKMAKYLSVNDGLFVGSSTAINAVAAIKLAERLPSGSKIVIVACDSGSRHLSKFWKEAKSVGNNITLQEILN; encoded by the coding sequence ATGTCTGGTAACGGTTCTATATGGAGGAATACAGTAACCGTAGTGTCGTTGCTTACAGCTGCCTTCACGACGTATAAGTTTCTACAGGAAAGGCAAAATGAAGTGCCTAGAAAAAAGGACGGTATTGAAGAGCTCATTGGTAATACACCGATGGTGAAGATCCGTTCTTTGTCGGAACACTTGGGTGGTGTTGAAGTGTATGCAAAGTTAGAACTGGTTAACCCAGCAGGTAGTGCAAAGGATAGAGTTGCTCTAAATATTGTTCAGACTGCAGAAAAACAAggtttattgaaaagaggTGAGCCTGGATGGGTTTTCGAAGGTACGAGTGGGTCCACTGGTATCTCAATTGCAATGATTTGTAACGCACTCGGTTACAAAGCGCATATATCCTTACCTGATGACacatcaaatgaaaaattggctCTACTGGAAAGTCTGGGTGCCGTGGTTAATATGGTTAAACCAGCAAGTATTGTGGATCCAAATCAATATGTCAATGCATCTAAGAGTGCCTGTGAAGAATTAAATAGAAAAGGCGTTGAGAGAGGTGTCTTTGCTGaccaatttgaaaatgaagcaAACTGGAAAGTTCATTTTCAAACTACAGGACCAGAAGTCTACAAACAAATGAATGGGAAAATTGATGCATTTATCGCTGGTTGTGGTACAGGCGGTACAATCAGCGGTGTCTCTAAGTATCTAAAGGATGTAAAGGGCTTGAAAAATTGCCATGTCGTTCTGGCTGATCCACAAGGTTCAGGTTTCTACAACCGTATTAACTTCGACGTGATGTATGATAGTGCTGAAAAGGAAGGTACCAGAAGAAGACATCAAGTTGATACAATAGTTGAAGGGATCGGTTTAAACAGGCTTACGCAGAATTTTAAGATCGGAGAAAGTTATATTGATGAATCCATTAGAGTCTCTGACAGTCAAGCAATAAAGATGGCAAAATATCTATCTGTTAATGATGGTTTATTCGTTGGCAGTAGTACTGCCATCAATGCAGTTGCCGCTATCAAATTAGCTGAAAGATTACCATCCGGCTCAAAGATCGTTATTGTTGCATGTGATAGTGGCTCCAGACATTTGAGTAAGTTTTGGAAAGAGGCCAAAAGTGTAGGTAACAATATTACTTTgcaagaaattttaaattga
- the ORC5 gene encoding origin recognition complex subunit 5 (similar to Saccharomyces cerevisiae ORC5 (YNL261W); ancestral locus Anc_1.95), with protein MPSSIMIPEDIPFRGYQLKALGSFITTDPEISQSNLFISGYSGTGKTHVLKKFFELNSEHLVYAFLNPVELVSWKPLFQAVARVIQSTLNARDDSASTSMDPLRVEEPYHLVNFVEHTFKTHSTAKGSITFYLVLDGFDSLQDVDFQLLLKFLKINELITQGDLKIIYTVQDPSFLQKYASFSIPKIVFPRYNQTEINKVLQTAKVDDLSNSTVFHEKLNSFDNGTISTEICKNFVYNFINLIVQTFHSYTGNNIFALSDLIDLKWPSYLTYTNENNFFDPIALYKSSLPLFLRTDDGLQDDSLKSVQLSGSKNTDQTYELSTIAKYLLISAYFCSYLEPKYDLSIFSKKSYIKAGRSAYGRRKRAKTNPRHLQPSLFAIERLLAIFQSIFPSDELLSTNEVGSLSSLLDEEVLIRANVEVFQNLAELNSLKLIMTTNIKNIDFLSYKMKWKVNVPWEIIVEIADSINFDISQYFSFVDE; from the coding sequence ATGCCATCTTCAATTATGATTCCCGAAGATATACCGTTTCGTGGCTACCAACTAAAAGCTCTTGGATCATTTATTACCACAGATCCAGAGATTTCCCAGTCAAACCTGTTCATAAGCGGGTATTCTGGCACTGGGAAGACCCATGTgctgaagaaatttttcgaaTTGAATTCTGAACATTTAGTATATGCATTTTTGAATCCTGTAGAGTTGGTCAGTTGGAAGCCTTTGTTTCAAGCTGTGGCTAGGGTCATTCAATCTACTCTGAACGCAAGAGATGATTCTGCATCCACATCCATGGATCCCCTGCGAGTGGAAGAACCATACCATCTGGTCAATTTTGTAGAACATACTTTCAAGACACATTCCACGGCAAAGGGAAGCATTACTTTCTATTTGGTTTTGGATGGATTTGATTCTTTACAAGACGTGGATTTCCAACTtctattgaaatttttgaaaattaatgaattgatAACACAGggtgatttgaaaatcataTATACAGTTCAAGATCCGTcgtttcttcaaaaatatgcATCCTTCAGTATACCAAAAATCGTTTTCCCAAGATACAATCAAACAGAAATTAATAAAGTGTTACAAACAGCAAAAGTGGATGATTTATCGAATAGTACAGTTTTccatgaaaaattaaattcattCGATAATGGGACAATCTCAACTGAGATTTGTAAAAATTTCGTgtacaatttcattaatctCATAGTTCAAACGTTTCATTCTTACACAGGTAATAATATCTTTGCATTAAGTGACCTAATCGACTTAAAATGGCCCTCATATCTAACTTATACCAACGAGAATAACTTTTTTGACCCAATAGCATTATATAAATCCTCTTTGCCACTTTTCCTTAGAACCGACGACGGATTACAAGatgattcattgaaatcCGTACAACTTTCTGGCAGTAAAAATACAGATCAAACGTACGAATTATCCACGAttgcaaaatatttattgatttcagCGTACTTTTGCTCTTATTTGGAACCAAAATATGATTTAAGTATTTTCTCTAAAAAATCATACATAAAAGCAGGTAGATCAGCATATGGTAGACGAAAAAGAGCAAAAACTAATCCAAGACATTTACAACCGTCATTATTTGCCATTGAGAGATTGTTGGCCATATTCCAATCAATTTTCCCCAgtgatgaattattatctACTAATGAAGTAGGCTCCCTATCTTCTTTacttgatgaagaagtatTAATCAGAGCGAATGTAGAagtatttcaaaatttagCTGAATTGAATTCTCTGAAATTGATTATGACcacaaatataaagaacATCGATTTCTTAAGttacaaaatgaaatgGAAGGTCAATGTTCCCTGGGAAATCATAGTAGAAATTGCCGACTCAATCAACTTTGACATTTCTCAGTATTTTAGTTTTGTAGATGAATAG
- the MSB2 gene encoding Msb2p (similar to Saccharomyces cerevisiae MSB2 (YGR014W); ancestral locus Anc_4.150) yields the protein MRYSLVLTALVAASVTARASPLEKRRTFSNATTAEYISDVNGHLSAITTTTLSPSSADEDIHNTLYTSVSTTSIVSSSHQHSHQHKSGDGNSVTQSDISTSTDTKGNWWDDLLGGKQTSSKMSSNTMSSITSTEASTWQTTDTSVSSDKSIAATISGPSVSAVLSSSSVLDRVSISTSNAVSSAGSVSSVGSDSATLSTPVLKVLSSTSTSPTSSTSSASSTSSASSTSSTSSTSSTSSISHTETSSQPSSTSTYEASSETTSSEQSSIPTGTSSAITSLSTSQVSITYESSDQQSITVSTIPSNVPSSDSSIPSTSAVTTPETSSIIETISAEQSSISTDHTSTESVTIVTSSSSDFVITSSSQYFPPESTLQSSAIVSTPVLVVSTSSSSSSSSSSSSSSSSTLIHISSTEILNSNVILSSTETSSTQTSESSSSTTTEPISTVAISISSTSPSEQTYGVPAISTQITSSSIILTSSTPLTSPLSNATKSSVNDMTSSEAASDIYTNDVTSSMTSVVPSAVTESTISELSTGSVPSSTSTTKTLPLLTTSESQSTEQTTVLPASNVPVSSSITLVTSATTTSHSNPNWWVASDLMTASEEASTTTRASATTATGSLPQAIAAPTEVTAPDDYSLITIGFKKALNYEFVVNTPESSAQLFSYLPIALNTPFNNSFTNISVYQIVPLVESSLNYYITVAEVYFPEQEIASLQQMIKDNSSALFTENVGAPKTLVSLIDPSIPLVGLLSSTTSNSSTSATGSSASTTNSGQVNSGSNSDSDSSSGKGSVSSNDIGSLDYSEKSTSAAAGKTTSNRKLIILIVCVVIGGLLFITLTAYILHVRITVFKDQKRKAANMSFDVLSTTDSSGGSVYNEKEKLNDNESVVSDKINAWMNNAHFENAAYYANNTNNDGAANGEEIDVANVGVRVNGGIKIISRPIATSNSLGWNEI from the coding sequence ATGAGATACTCTTTGGTATTGACAGCTCTGGTAGCTGCCTCTGTTACTGCTAGAGCATCTCCTTTAGAGAAAAGGAggactttttcaaatgccACTACGGCAGAGTACATTTCTGATGTTAATGGCCATCTCAGTGCTATAACTACTACTACGTTGTCCCCCAGTTCCGCTGATGAAGACATACATAATACCCTATACACAAGTGTTTCTACTACTAGTATAGTTAGTAGTAGTCATCAACACAGTCATCAGCACAAATCAGGCGATGGAAACTCTGTTACTCAGTCCGATATTTCAACATCTACCGATACAAAAGGAAACTGGTGGGATGATCTATTAGGAGGGAAACAAACCTCTTCTAAAATGTCTTCGAACACTATGTCTTCTATAACTTCAACGGAAGCCAGCACATGGCAAACTACAGATACTTCTGTATCTTCGGATAAATCTATCGCAGCAACTATTTCAGGACCATCCGTCAGTGCTGTGTTATCGAGCTCTAGTGTCTTAGATAGGGTTTCTATATCGACCTCAAATGCCGTTTCATCCGCTGGAAGTGTTTCATCAGTAGGAAGTGACTCTGCTACTCTCTCTACTCCAGTTTTAAAAGTCCTTTCTTCTACCTCCACCTCTCCTACTTCTTCCACTTCTTCCGCTTCTTCCACTTCTTCCGCTTCTTCCACTTCTTCCACTTCTTCCACTTCTTCCACTTCTTCCATTTCTCACACAGAAACGTCTTCCCAACCATCATCAACGTCCACTTATGAAGCCAGCTCTGAAACAACTTCTTCTGAGCAGAGTTCTATTCCAACAGGGACTTCTTCCGCGATAACAAGTCTTTCTACTTCTCAAGTTTCTATCACCTATGAATCGTCCGACCAACAGTCCATTACTGTAAGTACAATCCCGTCCAACGTTCCCTCTAGCGATTCTTCCATTCCCTCAACTTCGGCGGTCACAACACCTGAAACTTCAAGTATAATAGAAACCATAAGTGCCGAACAAAGTTCTATCTCCACAGATCATACTTCTACTGAGAGTGTCACCATTGTTACTTCGTCCTCATCTGATTTTGTGATTACCTCATCTTCTCAATATTTTCCTCCTGAATCAACTCTTCAGTCTTCTGCAATTGTATCTACACCTGTATTGGTAGTgtcaacttcttcttcttcttcttcttcttcttcttcttcttcttcttcttcttctactCTCATACATATATCTTCCACAGAGATTCTAAACTCGAACGTTATATTATCCTCCACTGAGACCTCTTCTACTCAAACAAGCgaatcatcttcttctactaCCACAGAGCCAATTTCAACTGTTGCTATCAGTATATCTTCTACCTCACCATCGGAACAAACATATGGCGTTCCAGCTATCAGTACTCAGATAACCTCATCCAGCATTATTTTAACTTCTTCGACACCTCTTACCTCGCCATTGAGTAATGCAACTAAATCTTCCGTCAACGACATGACTTCTTCAGAGGCAGCATCTGATATTTATACAAACGATGTCACAAGTTCAATGACTTCAGTTGTGCCTTCCGCTGTAACAGAGTCTACAATCTCTGAATTATCAACAGGTTCAGTCCCTTCTTCTACTTCCACTACAAAGACACTACCTTTGTTAACCACCTCAGAGTCACAATCTACAGAACAAACTACTGTCTTGCCGGCAAGCAACGTACCTGTCAGTTCGTCTATTACTTTGGTTACATCTGCTACCACAACTTCTCACTCCAATCCAAATTGGTGGGTTGCAAGTGATCTTATGACTGCCTCTGAGGAGGCTTCTACCACCACTCGGGCGTCAGCCACTACAGCCACAGGGTCTCTTCCTCAGGCTATTGCGGCTCCAACTGAAGTAACTGCTCCGGATGACTATTCATTGATCACCATTGGATTCAAGAAAGCTTTGAATTATGAATTCGTCGTTAACACACCGGAATCCTCAGCCCAACTTTTCTCTTATTTGCCTATTGCCTTAAATACCccattcaataattcattTACCAACATAAGTGTTTACCAAATTGTACCACTTGTTGAAAGCTCTTTAAACTACTATATCACAGTCGCAGAAGTTTATTTCCcagaacaagaaattgCAAGCTTACAGCAAATGATTAAAGATAATTCAAGTGCACTCTTTACTGAAAATGTTGGTGCACCAAAAACTCTGGTTAGTTTGATTGATCCTTCTATCCCACTAGTTGGATTGCTCTCTTCTacaacttcaaattcaagtACTTCAGCAACTGGCTCCTCAGCATCTACCACAAATTCTGGTCAAGTGAACTCAGGATCTAATTCAGATTCAGATTCTTCAAGTGGCAAAGGTTCTGTAAGTTCTAACGACATTGGTTCTTTAGATTACTCGGAGAAATCAACATCAGCAGCAGCAGGAAAAACGACAAGTAATAGAAAGCTTATTATATTGATTGTTTGCGTTGTCATCGGTGGTTTACTCTTTATTACTTTGACTGCTTATATATTACACGTAAGGATCACTGTTTTCAAAGaccaaaagagaaaagCAGCAAATATGTCTTTCGATGTTTTATCAACAACCGATTCATCTGGTGGTTCAGTTTAcaatgaaaaagagaagCTCAACGACAATGAAAGTGTTGTTTCGGACAAGATTAATGCCTGGATGAATAATGcacattttgaaaatgcagCATACTACGCAAATAATACCAATAATGATGGTGCTGCAAACGGTGAGGAAATTGATGTTGCTAATGTTGGAGTAAGAGTTAATGGTGGAATCAAGATTATTTCAAGACCTATCGCTACATCCAATTCATTGGGCTGGAACGAGATTTAA
- the EAT1 gene encoding putative hydrolase (similar to Saccharomyces cerevisiae YGR015C; ancestral locus Anc_4.151), with product MQKMLPTKPLVKLSYLYLKPSIPSSTNHIILNLHGFLGSKSNFHSINRRLSKAINAHIFTFDLRNHGESELAHPLDYETLANDFIHFLGSNEKQFKNKSIDIIGYSMGGKVALLSSLKLNKSKNFQIRKIISVDMPPYEVAALPAEIYKKVDAIKYINLGAIKIKSNKDGSWKVKLLEMLGPYFTAGFMKVRANYKGGGLVKYYLPLEEFPSLFDDLKDWPVTEEKSNADVLFIRALKSNLIKDDYSLLERNFKRVKVKEFDSDHNILFNNFENSITCIIDFLQDKF from the coding sequence ATGCAAAAAATGCTCCCAACAAAGCCTCTGGTTAAATTATCATATCTCTACTTGAAACCGTCGATACCTTCGTCTACTAAtcatataattttaaatcttcatGGTTTCCTGGGAAGCAAATCtaattttcattcaattaATAGAAGACTTTCCAAGGCCATTAATGCACATATCTTTACATTTGATCTACGGAACCATGGCGAATCAGAATTAGCTCATCCACTTGACTATGAAACCTTAgcaaatgatttcattcattttcttgGCTCCAATGAAAAGCAATTTAAGAATAAGTCAATCGATATCATTGGCTACTCTATGGGTGGTAAAGTGGCCCTTTTGAGCTCTTTGAAGTTGAATAAGTCAAAGAACTTccaaattagaaaaattataagtGTGGATATGCCGCCTTACGAGGTTGCGGCTCTTCCTGCTGAGATATACAAGAAAGTTGACGCtatcaaatatatcaatcTCGGTGctatcaaaatcaaatcaaataaagatGGATCTTGGAAAGTCAAATTGCTCGAAATGTTAGGTCCTTATTTCACTGCTGGATTCATGAAAGTAAGAGCTAATTATAAAGGGGGAGGCTTGGTCAAATATTACTTGCCCTTAGAAGAATTTCCAAGTTTGTTTGacgatttgaaagattggCCTGttactgaagaaaaatcCAACGCTGATGTCCTCTTTATAAGGGCATTGAAATCTaatttaataaaagatGATTATTCTCTTTTGGAGAGGAACTTTAAAAGGGTTAAGgtcaaagaatttgattctGACCATAATATTctcttcaataattttgaaaattcaattacTTGTATAATAGACTTCCTACAGgataaattttga
- the KAFR0F03490 gene encoding uncharacterized protein (similar to Saccharomyces cerevisiae YGR016W; ancestral locus Anc_4.152), whose translation MPRLRRLDAKLLGFGSPTGTDEVPVSDMPLDTEEQEELLQRFELINYSKNKKNVNVLSLLYLLCGGIFLIMATKTKSRSVSSILLAGFQSIICSCVTLRYNLMNDVSILKKLKFKVSNRTVDILNGIILILILWVSTSHFEGSRSLQFLFQIPLLLFIVAQMTKKWTLELEKDISSLRQLKYKYKNV comes from the coding sequence atgcCTAGATTGAGGAGACTAGATGCTAAGTTACTTGGTTTTGGAAGTCCGACTGGTACTGATGAAGTACCAGTGAGCGATATGCCGTTAGACACTGAAGAGCAGGAAGAATTACTGCAAAGATTTGAGCTTATAAACTattcaaagaataaaaagaatGTCAATGTTCTAAGTCTGTTATACTTATTATGTGGTGGTATATTCCTCATTATGGCTACAAAGACGAAGTCAAGATCTGTGTCATCTATTTTGCTCGCAGGGTTTCAATCTATTATATGTTCATGTGTCACGTTGAGGTACAATTTGATGAATGACGTTTCGATTCTTAAAAAACTCAAATTTAAGGTAAGTAACCGTACAGTTGACATTCTAAACGGCATAATACTGATATTAATACTGTGGGTAAGTACAAGCCACTTTGAAGGCAGTCGATCTCTACAGTTTCTGTTTCAGATACCGTTATTGCTATTTATCGTCGCACAGATGACTAAGAAATGGACACTTGAACTAGAGAAAGACATCAGCAGTTTGAGACAACTCAAATATAAGTATAAAAACGTATGA
- the KAFR0F03500 gene encoding uncharacterized protein (ancestral locus Anc_4.94): MSIEQLERRRKKFSKETRDRLINDPLLDAALLSRSKNIFLKNLQQDQQQREQLLAKLKAEERSDVLDHGLRKLREIIVSIFDSNNNDVGFVRFVEEVYTTSFEFFLSNNQFQKMGPILKFIVDNLVHIACYAEYFEAYIVYISHIQNDLSSSLKLIKGKDALRQYNDAMLLSLIYGCSIDSPHTWFKLLMEKHYNKDDSLMYRMLLKAGKIEEMQLRVINIIKVSYNQISMAFLKDFWLCKCLLLPKVLKELEALYFIEQKADGTCLIYFKKR, from the coding sequence atgtcTATAGAACAGCTTGAAAGAAGGAGGAAAAAGTTCTCTAAAGAGACAAGAGATAGACTAATTAATGACCCTTTACTAGATGCTGCATTGCTCAGCCGatccaaaaatatatttctcaaaaatttgCAACAGGATCAACAACAAAGAGAACAGTTACTTGCAAAATTGAAAGCTGAAGAAAGATCTGATGTGTTGGACCATGGATTGAGGAAACTACGAGAGATAATTGTTAGCATTTTTGActctaataataatgatgtaGGGTTTGTAAGGTTTGTTGAAGAAGTGTATACAacatcatttgaattttttctttcgaATAATCAATTTCAGAAGATGGGTccgattttgaaatttattgtGGATAATTTGGTACATATAGCCTGCTATGCAGAGTATTTTGAAGCATACATTGTATACATTTCACACATTCAAAATGATTTGTCGTCTTCTCTAAAACTGATAAAAGGAAAGGACGCGTTGAGACAATACAATGATGCAATGCTGCTGTCACTAATATACGGTTGCTCGATCGACTCACCCCATACATGGTTCAAGCTTTTAATGGAGAAACATTACAATAAAGATGATTCTCTCATGTATAGGATGTTATTGAAAGCGGgaaaaatagaagaaatgCAACTACGTGtgataaatataataaaagtATCTTATAATCAAATTTCTATGGCATTTCTGAAAGATTTTTGGTTGTGTAAGTGTCTTCTATTACCTAAAGTTCTCAAAGAACTTGAAGCCTTGTACTTTATTGAGCAAAAAGCAGATGGTACATGCTTAATAtacttcaagaaaagatga